One window of Chloroflexus aggregans DSM 9485 genomic DNA carries:
- a CDS encoding SDR family NAD(P)-dependent oxidoreductase: MTEQEVVLITGTSRGIGHFLVEHFLQRGALVEGCARSPVDWELPGYTHHQVDVSNEGQVKAMLSAIQRRHGRLDIAINNAGIAAMNHALLTPGETASRILNINVLGSFLVCREAAKLMRRRNYGRIVNFSTIAVPLRLEGEALYAAAKSAVEMLTRILAREFAPFGITVNAIGPTPIATDLIRSVPREKLQHIIDTLAIRRFGTFADLAHVIDFFVHPASNYITGQVIYLGGGG, translated from the coding sequence GTGACTGAACAGGAAGTGGTACTGATCACCGGCACTAGCCGCGGAATTGGGCACTTTCTCGTTGAACATTTTCTCCAACGCGGCGCGTTGGTTGAAGGATGCGCACGCAGTCCGGTCGATTGGGAATTACCCGGTTACACGCATCATCAAGTCGATGTCAGCAACGAAGGTCAAGTAAAGGCTATGCTGAGCGCCATCCAACGACGGCATGGCCGACTTGACATTGCCATCAACAATGCCGGTATTGCGGCAATGAACCACGCTCTGTTAACACCGGGCGAAACAGCCAGCCGCATCTTGAACATTAACGTGCTAGGCAGTTTTCTGGTTTGCCGGGAAGCGGCCAAGCTGATGCGCCGGCGTAACTATGGCCGGATCGTCAACTTCAGCACGATCGCCGTGCCACTGCGGCTTGAAGGTGAAGCGCTCTATGCCGCAGCAAAGAGCGCCGTCGAAATGCTGACCCGTATTCTGGCCCGTGAGTTTGCCCCCTTCGGAATAACCGTCAACGCGATTGGGCCGACACCAATCGCGACCGACCTCATCCGTAGCGTACCACGCGAAAAGTTGCAGCACATCATTGACACGCTCGCCATCCGCCGCTTCGGCACATTTGCCGACCTCGCCCATGTGATCGACTTTTTCGTGCATCCGGCGAGCAATTACATCACCGGACAAGTTATCTATCTCGGCGGCGGTGGCTAA
- a CDS encoding ANL family adenylate-forming protein, which translates to MSIAWLCERMEQWANHPAIVWHDHPYTYHDLLARMQAWKATLNEHDIGPGQVVTIEGDYSPNAVSLLLTLIERSTIVVPLTRSVAAQREEFLTIAEVQVVVSFDDDDDRWHIERRPVPVTNPLTRQLIECGHPGLVLFSSGSTGKSKAALHDFLPLLEKFQVPRHRRVTLTFLLLDHIGGINTLFYTLANGGTVVAVQSRDPDVVCRTIEMHRVQTLPTSPTFLNLLLISEAYRRYDLSSLELITYGTEVMPESTLHRIHDIFPNVQLLQTYGLSELGILRSKSRDSNSLWFKVGGEGFETKIVDGVLWVRAKSAMLGYLNAPSPFDEEGWMNTQDVVEVDGDYIRILGRRSDIINVGGQKVYPAEVESVLLQMPNVKDVAVVGERNPITGQIVTARFNLFEPEDPNEFKRRVRAFCRERLAPYKIPVKITITEDEQHSARFKKMRKPW; encoded by the coding sequence ATGAGTATCGCATGGCTTTGTGAACGGATGGAACAGTGGGCCAATCACCCGGCCATTGTGTGGCATGACCATCCATACACTTACCACGATCTACTGGCCCGTATGCAAGCGTGGAAGGCAACGCTCAACGAACACGATATTGGCCCCGGACAGGTCGTAACGATAGAAGGCGATTATTCACCAAACGCGGTTAGTCTCCTCTTAACACTCATCGAGCGCAGCACGATTGTGGTGCCGCTCACCCGCAGCGTGGCCGCGCAGCGCGAAGAGTTCCTCACTATCGCCGAAGTGCAGGTCGTGGTGAGCTTTGATGATGATGATGATCGGTGGCACATCGAGCGACGACCGGTGCCGGTTACCAATCCGCTGACCCGCCAACTGATCGAATGTGGTCATCCCGGTCTCGTGCTCTTCTCGTCGGGATCGACCGGGAAGAGTAAAGCGGCTTTGCACGATTTTTTACCACTGCTCGAAAAATTCCAAGTGCCGCGCCATCGTCGGGTTACGCTTACCTTTTTGCTCCTCGACCATATTGGCGGGATCAACACCCTCTTCTACACGCTAGCCAACGGTGGGACGGTAGTGGCCGTGCAATCACGCGATCCTGATGTTGTTTGCCGCACCATCGAGATGCACCGAGTGCAAACCCTCCCCACCTCACCAACCTTTCTCAATCTCTTATTAATATCCGAAGCATACCGACGGTATGATCTCTCGTCGCTTGAGCTGATCACCTACGGTACCGAGGTGATGCCGGAGAGCACCCTGCACCGTATTCACGACATCTTCCCGAATGTGCAGCTTTTACAGACGTATGGTCTCTCAGAGCTAGGCATCTTGCGTTCAAAGTCACGCGACTCCAACTCGCTATGGTTCAAGGTCGGTGGCGAGGGCTTCGAGACGAAGATCGTCGATGGTGTGCTGTGGGTACGGGCTAAATCTGCAATGCTTGGCTACCTAAACGCGCCTAGTCCGTTCGACGAAGAGGGCTGGATGAACACGCAAGATGTCGTTGAGGTTGATGGAGACTACATCCGCATTCTGGGGCGGCGCAGCGATATTATCAACGTTGGCGGGCAGAAAGTTTACCCGGCGGAAGTAGAGAGTGTGTTGTTACAGATGCCGAATGTGAAGGATGTGGCCGTCGTGGGTGAGCGTAATCCAATCACGGGCCAGATCGTCACTGCCCGCTTTAATCTGTTCGAGCCAGAAGACCCCAACGAATTTAAGCGCCGGGTGCGTGCCTTCTGTCGAGAGCGGCTCGCTCCCTACAAAATTCCGGTCAAGATTACCATCACCGAGGACGAACAGCATAGCGCCCGATTTAAAAAGATGCGGAAGCCATGGTAA